The genomic region AGGCCTGATTTTAAAAACGACGTAAGGAGTCCGGGTCCGCATTCAAGCATAACCGATGTTATTTCATATTTATTGAAAAGTATCCCGATTATTTCATTTAGATCCAGCATCTTTTCATTTTTTAATGTATTGACAGCTTCAATATTTATCCCTTTATCTAAAAGAAGATTATATTTTTCAGCTTTGCTTTTGATACTTTCTTCCGAAGAAAAAATTATGGTTTTTATATGTTTTGCAGTCCTGGCTATATTTGAATCTGCATTAATATCAAGTTCCGTATCTATAATAGCTCTTTTAAAGTTAAAACAATGTATTTTTACTTTTTTGCCGTCTTCTTCATTAACAAGGATTTCTTTTTTTAAAAAAGTCTTTTCAATACCGTTAAAGTCATTTTTATTAAACACTTCTGCCATATTATTTTTAAGTGATTTTCTTGGAAATAAAAAAGGGTCATCTTTTATGACCGTATTTATACCGGTCAGCACACAGCCATAATCAAATCTTAGTTTTTGCACAAACATCCTGGACTTCCTGTCAGTTACCCATTTTGAATCACCGGTTTTTGCTGCAAGATTTCCGTCCAGTGTTGCAGCAGTTTTTGCACAAATAAAAGGCCTGCCTTTTTGAATATTCGTGAAAAATATTTCATTTAATTTTTCACCCTGTTTCTGCAAAAGCCCTGTTCTGACTTTGATGCCGGCCTGTCTTAACTTTAAAATCCCCTGTCCGTTTATTTTTGGATTCGGGTCTAAAACACTGATTATGATTTCCGAGAATTTATTTCTAATGAGTGCATCTGTGCACGGAGGAGTTCTTCCATGCATAGAGCATGGTTCAAGAGTTACGTATAATTTCAGACCTTTCGGAAGTCTGCTGCCCAGCTTGTCTTCTGCGTTTTCGATAGCATTGATTTCAGCATGATTATATCCGGCAGCAGCATGAAATCCGCCGGAGACAAAAACATTGTCTTTTACTATCACGGCTCCCACCAGTGGATTGGGGCTTACAGTGCCCCTGCCCTTACCGGCAAGACCAAGGGCCAGTCTCATAAATTTTTCATCCTCTTTTGTAAAAGCTTTTTTCGTCATCTTAAGGCTTAAAGAATTTCAGACCGAAAATAAAAAAATCCATGGAAAAAATCCATGGACTAAAAAACAATAATAGTCTTTGAATTTTCTCCCGTCCAGACTATAACTGTCGGTCTTAGAATTTCACTAAGTCTTGCTTTTGCTTGCGGACTGTAACCGCCGGTAAGGATTTACACCTGTCCTCGAAAATCCAGGATTAATTATACCAGAAAAGTCAAATTAGTATTAATATTTTTTGATATGAAATTTTTATTTTAAAAAACAAAATAATTATTTATAATTAGTTTTGATTGGCTATGCTATCCGGCAGGAATTTTAACTGGTTATGTTATCCGGCGGGGAAAACCTATGATATTTTAATTTGTGAAATATCTGTTATGGTTGGAATAATTTTTTAAACTTCTAAATACCGGTTCATCATATTAAGGCAAAAAGTTATTTTAAATAATTTAAAATCAATTTGCATTGACTTAAAAGGAGGGGTTTGGTCATGAAGAAAATACTGTTATTCATTTCAGTTTTCATGCTGTGTATTTTAAGTTTCTCTTCCCCTGTTTTCGCATTTACAACAAAGGGAGGAGAAGACTTAAGTATTTCAGAAAGTATTGAAGATGATGTTTATGCATTCGGCAATACGGTAACTCTTACAGGAAAAGTGGACGGGGATCTTGTTGCAGCAGGCTCACAGATAAATATATTAGGAAACGTGGAAGGTGATTTGCTTGCAGCCGGGAGCACTATTACAGTAAATGGTGAAATAGGGGATACTGTCAGAATTGCAGGCGGCGTGATTACAATAAATAATAACCTGAAAAAAGATCTGGTTGCCGCAGGAGGGCAGGTTGAAATTTCCTCAAACTCTGTTATTGATGGAGATGTAGCGATAAATGCTGCAAGAATAGTCATAAATGGTAATGTGGGCGGAGGTCTTAAGGTATCTGCTGCAGAGGTAATAATCAACGGAAAAATAGGCGACACGGTTGAAATCAGTTCTTCAAATATAAAAATAGGTGATGGTGCAGAAATATCCGGAAATCTTAATTATACTTCTGATAAAGAAGCCCTGGTTTCTGCAAATGCCAAAATCACAGGAAAAACAAACTGGAGAAAACCGAAAACTGATTCATCAAAAGAACTGGAAGTTGCTCCGAACATAAATAAAGGTGCAGTTGCATTATTTACTGCTACATGGATAGGCGGAAAGGTTGTAAGGTTCTTAAGCTGTTTTGTCCTGGGTATAATTCTTCTGCTTGTTGCCCCCTGGGCTTTCAGCAAATTTAATGCAAGAATGAAAAAAAGCTTTGGATATTGTGTAGGCGGAGGGGCAATAGTATTATTTGGTGCACCTATTGCCATGTTCATTATTTTCATTATAGGAATAATATTATTTGTGACAATAATAGGATCATTGCTCGGAGTACTTTCGTTATTTGCCAATTTTTATCTGATTCTTGGCTATGCATTGC from Actinomycetota bacterium harbors:
- the ribD gene encoding bifunctional diaminohydroxyphosphoribosylaminopyrimidine deaminase/5-amino-6-(5-phosphoribosylamino)uracil reductase RibD, with amino-acid sequence MRLALGLAGKGRGTVSPNPLVGAVIVKDNVFVSGGFHAAAGYNHAEINAIENAEDKLGSRLPKGLKLYVTLEPCSMHGRTPPCTDALIRNKFSEIIISVLDPNPKINGQGILKLRQAGIKVRTGLLQKQGEKLNEIFFTNIQKGRPFICAKTAATLDGNLAAKTGDSKWVTDRKSRMFVQKLRFDYGCVLTGINTVIKDDPFLFPRKSLKNNMAEVFNKNDFNGIEKTFLKKEILVNEEDGKKVKIHCFNFKRAIIDTELDINADSNIARTAKHIKTIIFSSEESIKSKAEKYNLLLDKGINIEAVNTLKNEKMLDLNEIIGILFNKYEITSVMLECGPGLLTSFLKSGLIDKFMFFIAPKITGGNNPYSVFNELGINKMYESINLKFDNIKKIQNDLLIEAYPCLQE
- a CDS encoding polymer-forming cytoskeletal protein; this encodes MKKILLFISVFMLCILSFSSPVFAFTTKGGEDLSISESIEDDVYAFGNTVTLTGKVDGDLVAAGSQINILGNVEGDLLAAGSTITVNGEIGDTVRIAGGVITINNNLKKDLVAAGGQVEISSNSVIDGDVAINAARIVINGNVGGGLKVSAAEVIINGKIGDTVEISSSNIKIGDGAEISGNLNYTSDKEALVSANAKITGKTNWRKPKTDSSKELEVAPNINKGAVALFTATWIGGKVVRFLSCFVLGIILLLVAPWAFSKFNARMKKSFGYCVGGGAIVLFGAPIAMFIIFIIGIILFVTIIGSLLGVLSLFANFYLILGYALLLFVSNIFLSFFIGNLILQKGVKNLNKYGWKVVALLIGLVITSILFAIPFIGWLAQFVAILFGFGGLVMIIKDWIVSFRKARIT